A genome region from Thalassococcus arenae includes the following:
- a CDS encoding response regulator: MSLKNQLRVMVVDDMATSRGLITQSLDDIGIKNYVTENDGHKALARLAGSPVHLVLSDFNMPGMDGLGLLKAVRSNPATQRIGFILVTGKPTPEMVAQAKQLGLNNMIKKPFTSASMKACLESVVGRL; this comes from the coding sequence ATGAGCTTGAAGAACCAGTTGCGCGTGATGGTCGTCGACGACATGGCCACGAGCCGGGGTCTGATCACCCAATCGCTGGATGACATCGGCATCAAGAACTACGTCACGGAAAACGACGGCCACAAGGCGCTGGCGCGTCTCGCCGGCAGTCCGGTGCACCTGGTGCTGTCCGACTTCAACATGCCCGGCATGGATGGCCTTGGACTGCTGAAAGCGGTGCGCAGCAATCCTGCGACGCAACGGATCGGGTTCATCCTCGTGACCGGAAAGCCCACGCCCGAGATGGTCGCGCAGGCCAAGCAACTTGGCCTCAACAACATGATCAAGAAACCATTCACTTCGGCCTCGATGAAAGCCTGCCTGGAAAGCGTGGTGGGGCGGCTGTGA
- a CDS encoding abortive infection system antitoxin AbiGi family protein, with protein sequence MSDSNFVAHFTKGEGETPFVHLVSILTDRRLIASSIPWTKNPAVCFTECPWSSLLRHVGNYSSYGVGFTKPHVFAAGGGPAYYVRADHWEKQNWDEHVKTFVTPFWPAYRPKGTKFSSPLSGKTIDYAHEREWRVPHDFLFQLDQVQFVVLPSYEEMARFPKELKDGIGRQKFILVDVYRHIETLWPTHITD encoded by the coding sequence ATGAGTGATTCAAACTTTGTAGCGCATTTCACCAAAGGTGAGGGCGAAACGCCATTTGTACATTTGGTTTCAATCTTGACCGATAGAAGGCTCATCGCTTCAAGCATTCCTTGGACAAAGAACCCTGCTGTCTGTTTCACCGAGTGCCCTTGGTCAAGCTTGCTCAGACACGTTGGAAATTATTCCTCTTACGGTGTCGGCTTCACAAAGCCTCATGTGTTCGCCGCAGGTGGTGGCCCTGCATACTATGTACGCGCCGACCATTGGGAAAAGCAGAACTGGGACGAGCATGTGAAAACCTTCGTCACCCCGTTCTGGCCAGCCTATAGGCCAAAGGGCACCAAGTTCTCCAGCCCGCTGTCCGGCAAGACCATCGACTACGCGCACGAGCGGGAGTGGCGCGTACCACACGACTTCTTGTTTCAACTCGATCAAGTGCAGTTCGTTGTGCTTCCAAGCTACGAAGAGATGGCGCGGTTTCCCAAGGAACTGAAGGACGGCATCGGTCGTCAAAAGTTCATTCTGGTTGATGTGTATCGTCACATCGAAACGCTCTGGCCCACACACATCACAGATTGA
- a CDS encoding CheR family methyltransferase, whose protein sequence is MVHPPVPPDIPFSDADFRALASFAREHFGLSLSDSKKPLVHARIQKRLRARSAKDFSQYMRLVQDTEGGDERDALISALTTNVTNFFREAHHFDALRTELAPVLRQKAKRGERIRLWSAGCSTGQEPFSMAMALLEVLPETAARDIRILATDLDRAVVERGATGRFSAQDIAAIPESMRARWLRPVTDIANMSEIAEPIRRIVRFAVLNLVEDWPFEGPFDAIFCRNVAIYFDQHTQQTLWKRMADKLAPGGLLCIGHSERVTGPGLGQLTSVGVTTYRKDRGNRTEPTGRGET, encoded by the coding sequence ATGGTGCACCCGCCCGTCCCGCCGGATATCCCGTTCAGCGACGCGGATTTCCGGGCGCTGGCCAGCTTTGCCCGGGAGCATTTCGGCCTGAGCCTGTCGGACAGCAAGAAACCGCTTGTTCATGCGCGGATCCAGAAGCGGCTGAGAGCGCGCTCCGCCAAGGATTTCTCGCAATACATGCGCCTGGTGCAGGACACCGAAGGCGGGGATGAACGCGATGCGCTGATTTCCGCGCTGACCACCAACGTCACGAACTTCTTTCGCGAAGCCCACCATTTCGACGCCCTGCGTACCGAACTGGCCCCGGTCTTGCGGCAGAAAGCCAAGCGCGGCGAACGGATCCGGCTTTGGTCCGCCGGTTGTTCGACCGGGCAAGAGCCGTTTTCCATGGCGATGGCGCTGCTGGAGGTTCTGCCGGAAACGGCGGCACGCGATATCCGCATCCTGGCCACCGATCTTGACCGTGCCGTCGTCGAAAGGGGGGCGACGGGGCGGTTTTCGGCGCAGGACATCGCGGCGATCCCGGAATCGATGCGCGCCAGATGGCTGCGCCCGGTTACCGACATAGCGAACATGTCCGAGATCGCGGAACCGATACGCCGGATCGTCCGTTTCGCGGTGCTCAACCTGGTCGAGGACTGGCCGTTCGAAGGCCCGTTCGATGCCATTTTCTGCCGCAACGTGGCGATCTATTTCGACCAGCACACCCAGCAGACCCTTTGGAAACGGATGGCCGACAAGCTCGCTCCGGGCGGTTTGCTGTGCATCGGTCATTCCGAACGCGTCACAGGTCCTGGTCTGGGACAGCTGACCAGCGTCGGTGTCACCACGTATCGCAAGGACCGCGGGAACCGAACCGAGCCGACAGGGAGGGGCGAGACATGA
- the mnmH gene encoding tRNA 2-selenouridine(34) synthase MnmH, with translation MQKTFSGIGAFLSHGFDAVIDVRSPSEFAEDHVPGAINLPVLDDAERARVGTIYKKESPFLARKIGAALVFRNASNHIEGPLAGHDGAWRPLVYCWRGGQRSGSFAWMLREIGWRAETVQGGYKSYRRLVVDLMHGKSLPHRLVLLGGNTGTAKTALLQHLERRGIQVLDLEDLARHRGSLLGARPGGQPSQKAFETALAVAVQALDPARPVVVEAESSKIGTLLLPPALWSAMKSAPWIEVSASSEMRVRYLDRAYDDILSDTEALRAKLAPLRFHRGAALVDEWMAMIGQGRRRDLVASLMADHYDPAYRKARSVIAPRILHALDLPGLDDADLERAADDLAAALQTMDI, from the coding sequence ATGCAAAAGACGTTTTCCGGGATCGGCGCGTTCCTGTCGCACGGCTTCGATGCCGTGATCGATGTCCGAAGCCCATCCGAGTTCGCCGAGGATCATGTACCCGGCGCGATCAACCTGCCGGTGCTCGACGACGCCGAGCGCGCGCGGGTCGGCACGATCTACAAGAAGGAAAGTCCGTTTCTGGCCCGAAAGATCGGAGCGGCGCTGGTTTTTCGCAATGCATCCAACCACATAGAAGGGCCGCTTGCCGGTCATGACGGCGCCTGGCGACCGCTGGTCTATTGCTGGCGCGGCGGGCAACGCTCGGGCTCGTTCGCGTGGATGTTGCGCGAGATCGGCTGGCGTGCCGAGACGGTGCAGGGCGGGTACAAGAGCTATCGGCGGCTGGTGGTCGACCTGATGCATGGGAAAAGCCTGCCGCATCGCCTGGTCCTTCTAGGCGGCAATACCGGCACGGCAAAGACGGCGCTTCTACAGCATCTTGAAAGGCGCGGCATTCAGGTTCTTGATCTCGAAGACCTCGCGCGGCACCGCGGATCGCTTCTGGGCGCGCGACCCGGGGGGCAGCCCAGCCAGAAGGCCTTCGAAACTGCGCTGGCGGTGGCCGTGCAGGCGCTCGATCCTGCCCGTCCCGTGGTCGTCGAGGCCGAGAGCAGCAAGATCGGGACATTGCTGCTGCCGCCGGCGCTTTGGTCGGCGATGAAGTCCGCGCCCTGGATCGAGGTGTCGGCATCGTCCGAAATGCGGGTGCGATATCTCGATCGCGCTTATGACGACATCCTTTCGGACACGGAAGCCTTGCGTGCCAAACTGGCGCCGCTTCGGTTTCATCGTGGTGCAGCCCTGGTCGACGAGTGGATGGCGATGATCGGGCAAGGCCGGCGCCGCGATCTCGTCGCCTCGCTGATGGCCGATCACTACGATCCGGCATACCGCAAGGCGCGGTCGGTGATCGCGCCGCGCATTCTGCATGCGCTCGACTTGCCCGGACTGGACGATGCCGATCTGGAACGCGCCGCCGACGACCTTGCCGCGGCGCTTCAGACGATGGATATCTGA
- a CDS encoding chemotaxis protein, with amino-acid sequence MSQAIRLVSSELLTMAHRLGRVEHGIEHLFDDRDVPPEPAALVALQEIDVLAQSLMALGDYLDRLANSVPDGAANSVGAALARMPLRGLAQRLSGSDPAVCRAGQVEVFEAAEPPSAAASCDRA; translated from the coding sequence ATGTCGCAGGCCATTCGACTGGTTTCATCCGAGTTGCTGACAATGGCCCATCGCCTTGGCCGCGTGGAACACGGGATCGAACACCTGTTCGATGACCGCGACGTACCACCGGAACCCGCGGCCCTGGTCGCCCTGCAGGAAATCGACGTGCTCGCACAGTCGCTGATGGCGCTTGGGGATTACCTTGACCGACTGGCCAACTCGGTTCCCGACGGCGCAGCGAACAGCGTCGGTGCCGCATTGGCGCGGATGCCGTTGCGCGGGTTGGCGCAACGGCTCTCGGGGTCGGACCCGGCGGTTTGCCGCGCCGGCCAGGTCGAAGTGTTCGAAGCGGCCGAACCGCCGTCGGCGGCCGCATCCTGCGACCGGGCGTGA
- a CDS encoding CheB methylesterase domain-containing protein produces the protein MITLVIACPFPLRLRQLVTALQGQPDLRIVAAPSDLMSTFVAVEDRKPHVVMIDRTLAMKAEFEVMRGLFAVLDVRWLVFESGLGEPAKRPAMPGPTAGADLFELDATMSARAIVAQLRSVARVSRHTGRSRPAGEPDHSSRRDVPGVPILIGASTGGVEALIHVLSNFGPDCPPTLVVQHTGCGFGTSLADLLDRHCGASVRLADHRQCIPSGVVIIAAGTDAHLVMERCCPVEAALAGDAPRSGHRPSVDCLFLSAVRFAPNICAALLTGMGKDGAAGLLALKQAGAATIAQDKASSVVFGMPGAAVSLGAADRVLPIESIGPALLAESHARAQSNGRASA, from the coding sequence GTGATCACGCTGGTCATCGCCTGCCCCTTTCCCCTGCGCCTTCGGCAGCTTGTCACTGCCCTGCAAGGGCAACCGGATCTGCGTATCGTCGCCGCGCCGTCAGATCTGATGTCCACCTTCGTGGCGGTCGAGGATCGCAAACCCCACGTGGTGATGATCGACCGGACGCTGGCCATGAAAGCGGAATTCGAGGTGATGCGCGGCCTGTTCGCCGTTCTCGATGTGCGATGGCTGGTGTTCGAAAGCGGTCTGGGTGAACCCGCGAAACGCCCCGCCATGCCCGGGCCCACAGCCGGGGCGGACCTGTTCGAACTGGACGCAACCATGTCGGCCCGCGCGATCGTCGCGCAATTGCGCAGCGTCGCGCGGGTATCGCGCCACACCGGCCGTTCCAGGCCCGCGGGCGAGCCCGATCATTCCAGCCGCCGCGACGTCCCCGGTGTTCCGATCCTGATCGGCGCGTCGACCGGCGGGGTCGAGGCCTTGATCCACGTGCTTTCCAATTTCGGGCCGGATTGCCCTCCGACCCTGGTCGTGCAGCACACCGGCTGCGGTTTCGGAACCAGCCTGGCGGATTTGCTGGACCGCCATTGCGGTGCATCGGTTCGGCTGGCGGACCACCGACAATGCATCCCAAGCGGCGTTGTCATCATTGCCGCCGGAACCGACGCGCATCTGGTCATGGAACGCTGCTGTCCGGTCGAGGCCGCGCTGGCCGGCGATGCGCCCCGGTCGGGCCACCGGCCATCGGTCGACTGCCTGTTCCTTTCGGCTGTGCGGTTTGCGCCGAACATATGCGCCGCGCTTCTCACCGGTATGGGCAAAGATGGCGCCGCCGGGCTTCTTGCCCTGAAACAGGCCGGCGCCGCGACCATCGCGCAGGACAAGGCAAGCAGCGTCGTATTCGGAATGCCGGGCGCCGCCGTGTCGCTGGGCGCCGCCGATCGTGTCTTGCCGATCGAAAGCATCGGGCCCGCCTTGCTTGCGGAAAGCCATGCCCGTGCACAATCCAACGGACGGGCTTCGGCATGA
- a CDS encoding GNAT family N-acetyltransferase: protein MPADTPADRPALTIAKFDKALHDRSAFSCGFAPIDNFLKSSLSDQIKAGMAAAWIATAENDTAVVGFYTLGALAVRSEFGPKAWQRARVPDVPVIYIRAIAVRQDMQGNGLGTALVIDAMKRCIGIADQMGAAAIVLDVLEDEHFDRRWRFYEDLGFRPLGDPDNPKRVYIPMTDVRATLG from the coding sequence ATGCCGGCTGATACTCCGGCGGACCGGCCCGCACTGACCATCGCGAAATTCGACAAGGCGCTGCATGACCGCAGCGCCTTTTCCTGTGGCTTCGCACCTATCGACAACTTCCTGAAGTCCTCCCTGTCAGACCAGATCAAGGCTGGTATGGCCGCGGCCTGGATTGCGACTGCAGAAAACGATACCGCCGTGGTTGGCTTCTACACGCTGGGAGCCCTCGCGGTCCGATCCGAATTCGGCCCGAAAGCGTGGCAACGCGCACGAGTGCCCGACGTTCCGGTCATCTACATCCGCGCCATCGCGGTCAGGCAGGACATGCAAGGCAACGGCCTCGGGACCGCCCTCGTCATCGATGCAATGAAACGGTGTATCGGCATCGCGGATCAGATGGGTGCCGCCGCCATCGTTCTCGACGTGCTCGAGGACGAACACTTCGACCGTCGCTGGCGCTTCTATGAAGACCTTGGTTTTCGGCCACTCGGCGATCCGGATAATCCCAAGCGCGTGTACATCCCGATGACAGATGTAAGAGCGACGCTTGGATAG
- a CDS encoding DUF1778 domain-containing protein, whose translation MFAITSVRQTPGKMEARKELRMHRTDEERIRAAAAATGLQEADFIRQAALLRAQEVEQRMSLSVLPVEAFDAFRAAVETPGKVVPGLARAADASKGLLKDAG comes from the coding sequence ATGTTCGCCATCACTTCAGTCAGGCAAACCCCGGGCAAGATGGAAGCACGCAAGGAATTGCGTATGCATCGCACGGATGAAGAACGCATTCGCGCGGCTGCGGCAGCGACCGGATTGCAGGAGGCCGACTTCATCCGTCAGGCCGCTCTTCTGCGCGCGCAGGAGGTGGAGCAGCGTATGTCTCTCTCCGTTCTGCCTGTCGAGGCGTTCGACGCGTTCAGGGCCGCCGTCGAGACCCCGGGGAAGGTCGTGCCCGGACTGGCCCGCGCGGCAGATGCGTCGAAAGGCCTTCTGAAGGATGCCGGCTGA
- a CDS encoding chemotaxis protein CheW, translated as MLDIRKSEMDSQFEFITFSAGGQSFCLEITQIREIRRWTPVTALPHTGDDVLGVMNLRGAVIPIFDLSARFGLGRTAENERNVVIVAASHESTFGLLVESVSEILAVANEDIQETPDIQSDATKQSIQGVIAVDGAMVRVINLDAVLRSVGAVA; from the coding sequence ATGCTTGATATCCGCAAATCCGAGATGGACAGCCAGTTCGAATTCATCACCTTTTCGGCCGGTGGACAGAGCTTTTGCCTCGAGATCACGCAGATCCGGGAAATCCGGCGCTGGACTCCGGTGACGGCCCTGCCTCATACCGGCGACGATGTGCTGGGCGTGATGAACCTGCGCGGGGCGGTGATCCCCATCTTCGACCTGTCCGCACGTTTCGGCCTGGGACGCACCGCCGAGAACGAAAGAAACGTGGTGATCGTGGCGGCCAGCCACGAATCCACTTTCGGCCTGCTGGTCGAATCCGTCTCGGAAATCCTCGCGGTCGCAAACGAAGACATCCAGGAAACCCCGGACATCCAGTCCGACGCGACCAAGCAGAGCATACAGGGCGTCATCGCTGTAGACGGCGCAATGGTGCGCGTCATCAACCTGGACGCTGTCCTGCGCAGCGTCGGGGCTGTTGCGTGA
- the selD gene encoding selenide, water dikinase SelD has product MRQPPLPFTRDLVLIGGGHTHALVLRRWGMKPLPGVRVTLVNPGPTAPYSGMLPGFVAGHYPRDALDIDLVRLARFADARLVLGAVDAIDLAGGEIHVPGRPALGFDIASVDIGITSDMPGLPGFAEHAVPAKPLGAFAMAWESFVASKAPSDIVVIGAGVAGAELSMAMAHRMRHAGRPAQVRLLERGTAFSGLPARSAARLRHALSVQGVNLQENAEIRAITTEGVVLDDDTSVRASFVTGAAGARPYPWLAKTGLALRDGFIRVDGRLRSSDPRIFAVGDCAHMDDNPRPKAGVYAVRQAPVLFDNLRAALAETGGMRQYRPQRDYLKLISLGGKSALADRFGLTLAGPALWRWKDSIDRSFMDKFRDLPAMQSKPLPWPRAAGLREAVGPKPMCGGCGAKVGRASLREALAGLPSGTRDDTLKLPGDDAACLSLGGVRQVLSTDHLRAVTEDPVLMARIAAHHALGDIWAMGAQPQAALASIILPRMSDMLARRSLSEILEAAAEVMAAAGAEIVGGHSTLGDELTIGFTVTGLCDTDPLTLAGARPGDTLILTKPIGSGVLMAAEMTGAAAGEDVAAAYRLMVEDQGRAANLLRHAHAMTDITGFGLAGHLLNICEASGVGAELALDAVPLFPGALALARAGTRSTLFAQNRAALPWLPDTPRHDLLFDPQTAGGLLAACPGDPDDTLSALRQAGYGAAAIGRITGTTGQISIV; this is encoded by the coding sequence ATGCGCCAGCCCCCGTTGCCCTTCACCCGCGACCTCGTGCTGATCGGCGGTGGTCACACCCATGCATTGGTGCTTCGTCGCTGGGGCATGAAACCATTGCCCGGTGTGCGTGTGACCCTGGTCAATCCCGGGCCGACGGCGCCCTATTCGGGCATGTTGCCGGGCTTCGTCGCCGGCCACTACCCGCGGGATGCGCTGGATATCGACCTGGTGCGCCTGGCCCGTTTCGCCGACGCGCGGCTCGTGCTGGGAGCGGTCGACGCCATCGACCTGGCCGGTGGAGAGATCCATGTTCCCGGACGGCCGGCCCTGGGCTTCGACATCGCGTCGGTGGATATCGGTATCACTTCGGACATGCCCGGCCTGCCGGGCTTTGCGGAACATGCGGTGCCCGCAAAACCTCTGGGCGCCTTCGCCATGGCCTGGGAGTCGTTCGTGGCATCGAAGGCGCCGTCCGATATCGTCGTGATCGGCGCGGGGGTCGCCGGGGCGGAATTGTCGATGGCCATGGCCCACAGGATGCGGCACGCAGGCCGCCCCGCGCAGGTGCGCCTGTTGGAGCGCGGCACCGCCTTCTCGGGTCTGCCGGCAAGATCGGCAGCGCGGCTTCGTCACGCGTTGTCGGTGCAAGGCGTGAACCTCCAGGAAAATGCGGAAATCCGCGCGATCACCACCGAGGGTGTGGTTCTCGATGACGACACGAGTGTTCGGGCATCCTTCGTCACCGGCGCGGCGGGCGCTCGACCCTATCCCTGGCTGGCCAAGACCGGTCTGGCTTTGCGCGACGGTTTCATCCGTGTCGACGGCCGGCTGCGCAGTTCCGATCCGCGCATTTTCGCCGTGGGGGATTGCGCCCATATGGACGACAATCCCCGCCCCAAGGCGGGTGTCTACGCCGTCCGCCAGGCGCCGGTGTTGTTCGACAACCTGCGCGCGGCACTCGCCGAAACCGGGGGGATGCGCCAATACCGCCCGCAACGGGACTATCTCAAGCTGATTTCGCTTGGCGGCAAGTCGGCGCTTGCCGACCGTTTCGGCCTGACATTGGCGGGCCCCGCGCTGTGGCGATGGAAGGATTCGATCGACCGGTCGTTCATGGACAAGTTCCGCGACCTGCCGGCGATGCAATCCAAGCCCTTGCCCTGGCCGCGCGCGGCGGGGCTGCGGGAGGCGGTCGGACCCAAGCCGATGTGCGGCGGCTGCGGCGCCAAGGTCGGACGCGCCAGCTTGCGCGAAGCGCTGGCGGGACTGCCGTCGGGAACGCGCGACGACACCCTGAAACTGCCCGGCGACGATGCCGCCTGTCTCAGCCTGGGGGGTGTGCGCCAGGTCTTGTCGACAGACCACCTGCGTGCCGTCACCGAAGACCCCGTGCTGATGGCCCGGATCGCAGCCCATCACGCGCTTGGCGATATCTGGGCCATGGGTGCGCAGCCGCAGGCCGCGCTCGCCTCGATCATCCTGCCGCGGATGTCGGACATGCTTGCGCGGCGCAGCCTCTCCGAGATTCTCGAAGCGGCAGCCGAGGTCATGGCAGCCGCCGGTGCCGAGATCGTCGGCGGGCATTCCACGCTGGGCGACGAATTGACGATCGGGTTCACGGTGACCGGGTTGTGCGACACGGACCCCCTAACCCTGGCCGGCGCCCGGCCCGGCGACACGCTGATCCTGACGAAACCGATCGGATCCGGGGTGCTGATGGCCGCTGAAATGACCGGCGCCGCTGCAGGCGAAGACGTGGCCGCCGCCTATCGCCTGATGGTCGAGGATCAGGGCCGCGCCGCGAACCTGCTGCGACACGCCCATGCGATGACCGACATCACCGGTTTCGGCCTTGCCGGCCACCTGCTCAACATCTGCGAGGCCTCGGGGGTTGGTGCCGAACTGGCGCTTGACGCGGTCCCTCTGTTCCCCGGTGCGCTGGCTCTGGCCCGGGCCGGAACCCGGTCGACGCTGTTCGCACAGAACCGCGCCGCCCTGCCCTGGCTGCCGGACACACCGCGCCATGATCTGCTGTTCGATCCGCAAACCGCGGGTGGGCTGCTGGCCGCCTGCCCCGGCGATCCCGACGACACGCTGAGCGCCCTGAGACAGGCGGGCTACGGCGCTGCCGCGATCGGACGCATCACGGGGACTACGGGTCAGATATCCATCGTCTGA
- a CDS encoding chemotaxis protein CheD, translating to MMDDMQQVRTIIQGEFAVSSCADQVFATVLGSCVAVCLTDPSRGIGGMNHFLLPGRRATDGHDIRYGAYLMELLINGLLKAGACKRDMRAKVFGGAWMGATPTDIGAGNVAFAQEFLASEGIPILSSSVGGTKGRKIRFWPGTGRAQQSLLGDASGLAVTEVPTRHKAAASVTLF from the coding sequence ATGATGGACGACATGCAGCAGGTGCGGACGATCATCCAGGGCGAATTCGCCGTGTCATCCTGCGCCGATCAGGTCTTCGCGACGGTCCTGGGGTCGTGCGTGGCAGTCTGCCTGACGGATCCGTCCAGAGGAATCGGTGGCATGAACCACTTTCTGTTGCCGGGTCGCCGGGCCACCGACGGCCACGACATCCGCTATGGCGCCTATCTGATGGAGCTTCTGATCAACGGGTTGCTGAAGGCCGGTGCCTGCAAACGGGACATGAGGGCCAAGGTCTTTGGCGGCGCCTGGATGGGCGCCACCCCGACGGATATCGGCGCTGGAAACGTGGCCTTCGCACAAGAGTTCCTGGCCAGCGAGGGCATCCCGATCCTGTCCAGCAGCGTCGGCGGGACCAAGGGGCGGAAGATCCGGTTCTGGCCCGGCACCGGACGCGCGCAACAATCCCTGCTCGGCGACGCGTCCGGCTTGGCGGTGACGGAGGTTCCGACACGGCACAAGGCGGCGGCGTCGGTCACCTTGTTCTGA
- a CDS encoding chemotaxis protein CheA yields the protein MSGSIRDTFFEECEELLEALVEGLATLEQADADPETVNAVFRAVHSIKGGAGAFGLDPLVGFAHKFETVLDRIRDQHLEIDDTLMRLLHRAGDVLADHVEAARDGIEPNDDAHGPVLRELDGYLDAEEEEAFSFDAVSIGFDAAPIDAQADRTEYAIRFSPQPALFANGHEPLLLFDALAELGEIEVSLDIDAIPEFTSSASADPTLDWTITLRSCETETDVQAIFEFVDSLCRLEITSLPIGTTSPSVPHLPDPQTAAGPAEGPSAATPGACEGDAPAKSREIRGPKPTLRVDLERVDRLINTVGELIINQAMISQRIEELGLPAAHQVFNDLEDYGMLARDIQEGVMAIRAQPVKPLFQRMSRIVREASQATGKQARLVTEGDNTEVDKTVIERLADPLTHMIRNAVDHGLEDPARRVEAGKDPTGTIRLSASHRSGSVVIQVADDGAGLDRERILAKARNKGLVSSEADLADQEIDNLLFLPGFSTAAEVSNLSGRGVGMDVVKNAVTALGGRIAIDSTYGGGTVFTISLPLTLAVMDGFVVTVAGQTMVVPITSILETIRPTADDLHRLGPDGEVIAVRGNYVPVVDVAASLGLSPAGDCPDPAILLLVASERHGLTALRVDAIHDQRQVVIKSLESNFCAIRGVSAATILGDGKIALILDTDILAEPQSAVRETPSNPEPVSRRELRHA from the coding sequence ATGTCGGGATCGATCCGCGATACCTTTTTCGAGGAGTGCGAGGAACTGCTCGAGGCTTTGGTCGAAGGGCTGGCCACGCTGGAGCAGGCAGACGCCGACCCCGAGACCGTGAACGCCGTCTTTCGCGCCGTGCATTCGATCAAGGGTGGCGCCGGCGCCTTCGGTCTGGACCCGCTGGTCGGGTTCGCGCACAAGTTCGAAACCGTCCTGGACCGGATCCGGGATCAGCATCTCGAAATCGACGACACGCTGATGCGCCTGTTGCACCGTGCCGGCGATGTCTTGGCCGATCATGTCGAAGCCGCGCGCGACGGTATCGAACCGAACGACGACGCCCACGGCCCGGTCCTGCGCGAGCTTGACGGCTATCTCGACGCCGAAGAGGAAGAGGCGTTTTCCTTCGACGCCGTATCGATCGGTTTCGACGCGGCCCCGATCGACGCACAGGCGGACCGCACCGAATACGCAATCCGGTTTTCCCCGCAGCCGGCGCTTTTCGCCAACGGCCACGAACCACTGCTGCTTTTCGACGCGCTGGCCGAACTGGGCGAGATCGAGGTCAGCCTGGATATCGACGCCATCCCGGAATTCACCTCATCCGCATCCGCCGATCCGACGCTCGACTGGACGATCACGCTGCGCAGTTGCGAAACCGAAACCGACGTTCAGGCGATCTTCGAATTCGTCGATTCGCTGTGCCGCCTGGAAATAACATCCCTGCCGATCGGTACGACATCACCGTCCGTGCCGCATCTGCCGGACCCGCAGACCGCTGCCGGCCCGGCGGAGGGCCCGAGCGCGGCAACACCGGGCGCCTGCGAAGGCGACGCTCCTGCGAAAAGCCGCGAGATTCGTGGGCCGAAACCCACCCTTCGTGTCGATCTCGAACGGGTCGATCGGCTGATCAATACGGTCGGCGAACTGATCATCAACCAGGCGATGATCTCGCAACGGATCGAGGAACTGGGGCTTCCGGCCGCGCACCAGGTCTTCAACGATCTCGAAGACTACGGGATGCTCGCCCGCGATATCCAGGAAGGCGTCATGGCGATCCGTGCGCAACCGGTGAAACCGCTGTTCCAGCGAATGTCACGGATCGTGCGCGAAGCATCGCAGGCTACGGGCAAACAGGCGCGTCTTGTGACCGAAGGGGACAACACAGAGGTCGACAAGACCGTGATCGAGCGGCTTGCCGATCCCCTGACCCATATGATCCGCAACGCGGTGGACCATGGTCTTGAAGACCCGGCGCGGCGCGTCGAAGCGGGCAAGGACCCGACCGGGACCATCCGGCTTTCGGCATCGCACCGGTCCGGAAGCGTGGTCATCCAGGTCGCCGATGACGGGGCCGGGCTGGACCGCGAAAGGATCCTGGCCAAGGCCCGCAACAAGGGGTTGGTTTCTTCCGAGGCGGACCTGGCCGACCAAGAGATCGACAACCTGCTGTTCCTGCCCGGTTTTTCCACCGCCGCCGAGGTTTCGAACCTGTCCGGCCGCGGCGTCGGCATGGACGTCGTCAAGAACGCCGTGACGGCGCTTGGCGGACGGATCGCAATCGATTCGACGTATGGCGGCGGGACGGTGTTCACCATCTCGCTTCCGCTGACGCTGGCGGTGATGGATGGTTTTGTCGTCACCGTCGCGGGGCAAACGATGGTCGTCCCGATCACCTCGATCCTCGAAACCATACGCCCGACGGCCGACGACCTTCACAGGCTCGGCCCCGACGGCGAGGTCATCGCAGTTCGCGGCAATTACGTGCCGGTCGTCGATGTCGCGGCGTCGCTTGGTCTGAGCCCCGCCGGGGATTGCCCGGACCCGGCGATCCTGCTGCTGGTCGCGAGCGAACGGCACGGCCTGACGGCACTGCGGGTCGACGCGATCCACGATCAGCGACAGGTCGTGATCAAGAGCCTCGAAAGCAATTTCTGCGCCATCCGGGGGGTCTCGGCGGCGACGATACTGGGCGACGGCAAGATCGCCCTGATCCTCGATACCGACATCCTCGCGGAGCCGCAGAGCGCTGTCCGCGAGACGCCCTCCAACCCCGAGCCCGTGTCCAGAAGGGAGCTACGACATGCTTGA